Proteins found in one Sorghum bicolor cultivar BTx623 chromosome 1, Sorghum_bicolor_NCBIv3, whole genome shotgun sequence genomic segment:
- the LOC8077087 gene encoding probable E3 ubiquitin-protein ligase ATL44, with product MRPRRLPLRRGRGPWLYTCARIASHRAAAPTPTPAPTQSTTERAPDAMAAVAGAVTLTIAAACTAAVLSLASSSSSSDDEARTRSVATSGAEAGSPLPAPPSSHHECAVCLSELPAGAGSRPQAAVRALPACGHAFHADCIGRWLPLRPECPLCRRPVLLAAGGQQAAAPAWARPATTIACGFGDGRVVWTRSPSARQ from the coding sequence ATGCGCCCACGTCGCCTTCCTCTCCGGCGGGGTCGGGGCCCGTGGCTATATACATGCGCACGCATCGCATCGCATCGTGCAGCGGCACCGACACCGACACCGGCGCCGACGCAAAGCACCACAGAGAGGGCGCCGGATGCCATGGCCGCCGTCGCGGGCGCCGTGACCCTGACCATAGCCGCCGCCTGCACGGCGGCCGTTCTGTCCctagcgtcgtcgtcgtcgtcgtccgatGATGAGGCCCGCACCCGCAGCGTCGCCACGTCGGGAGCGGAGGCGGGTTCGCCGCTGCCGGCCCCCCCGTCGTCCCACCACGAGTGCGCGGTGTGCCTGTCCGAGCTGCCGGCCGGAGCCGGCTCCCGACCACAGGCGGCGGTACGGGCGCTGCCGGCGTGCGGCCACGCGTTCCACGCGGACTGCATCGGGCGGTGGTTGCCGCTGCGCCCCGAGTGCCCTCTCTGCCGCCGCCCCGTGCTGCTCGCCGCCGGAGGACAGCAGGCGGCAGCGCCTGCGTGGGCGCGGCCGGCGACGACGATAGCGTGCGGCTTCGGCGACGGGAGGGTGGTGTGGACGCGCAGCCCGTCCGCCAGACAGTAA
- the LOC8077088 gene encoding uncharacterized protein LOC8077088 isoform X1 produces MLGQCSHTLELLYYVNNKPSSWLPICVRWHAECFVEEMGSSAAQRRRWTLALVTTAALLERADEQLLPAVYKEVGEALRVSPTALGSLSLCRALVQAVCYPLATCAAARCDRARVVAAGAVLWAVATLLVGASGTFLHVSVSACHDTRGFNGVGLALVVPAIYSLVADYSDDGTRGSAFGWVGMAQFMGRVAGNTLGVLLAATSFLGVPGWRLAFYALALVSASIAALTWLLGADPRRPVTVRGAKSATAAAATLAQLAREARDVVKVPTFQIIVAQGVAGSVPWSALSFAAMWLELAGFTHWQTSALTGLNNLANAVGALFAGFVGDPLARRFPDTGRIALAQVCTASTVPLAAVLLLALPDDPAAVAAYAATFFVLGFVMPWCPVATNNPIFAEVVPEKARTTVYALDRCFETVFASFAPPLVGILAERVFGYQPAAASGRSVEADRDRENAAALGKAVFAEIAVPVAVCCLAYTGLYWTYPADRQHAQTAALQLQAAGDQDCDCEAHAAAGAEGLNQALLPEQERSSKF; encoded by the exons ATGCTAGGTCAATGCTCCCACACGTTGGAGCTATTATACTATGTAAACAATAAACCCTCTTCTTGGCTTCCCATTTGCGTACGTTGGCACGCCGAGTGTTTTGTGGAGGAAATGGGGAGCAGCGCGGCGCAGCGGCGGCGATGGACGCTGGCTCTGGTgaccacggcggcgctgctggaGCGCGCGGATGAGCAGCTGCTTCCCGCGGTGTACAAGGAGGTCGGCGAGGCGCTGCGCGTGTCCCCCACCGCGTTGGGCTCCCTCTCGCTGTGCCGCGCGCTCGTGCAGGCCGTCTGCTACCCGCTCGCGACGTGCGCCGCGGCGCGCTGCGACCGCGCGCgcgtcgtcgccgccggcgcAGTCCTCTGGGCCGTGGCCACACTGCTCGTCGGCGCCTCGGGCACTTTTCTCCATGTCAGTGTCTCTGCATGCCACGACACGAG GGGCTTCAACGGCGTCGGGCTGGCGCTCGTTGTGCCGGCGATCTACTCCCTGGTGGCGGACTACAGCGACGACGGCACGCGCGGCTCGGCGTTCGGGTGGGTGGGGATGGCGCAGTTCATGGGCCGTGTCGCCGGGAACACCCTCGGCGTGCTGCTAGCGGCGACGAGCTTCCTCGGCGTCCCAGGCTGGCGGCTGGCGTTCTACGCCCTCGCGCTCGTCAGCGCCTCCATCGCCGCCCTAACGTGGCTGCTCGGCGCCGACCCCCGCCGCCCCGTCACCGTCCGCGGCGCGAAGTCCGCCACGGCCGCGGCGGCCACGCTGGCCCAGCTCGCCCGAGAAGCCAGGGACGTGGTGAAGGTGCCGACGTTCCAGATCATCGTGGCGCAGGGCGTGGCCGGGTCGGTGCCGTGGTCGGCGCTCAGCTTCGCCGCCATGTGGCTGGAGCTCGCCGGGTTCACGCACTGGCAGACCAGCGCGCTGACCGGCCTCAACAACCTCGCCAACGCGGTCGGCGCGCTGTTCGCGGGGTTCGTCGGGGACCCACTGGCGCGGCGGTTCCCGGACACGGGCAGGATCGCGCTTGCGCAGGTGTGCACCGCGTCCACCGTCCCGCTCGCCGCCGTCCTGCTGCTCGCGCTCCCCGACGACCCCGCCGCGGTGGCCGCGTACGCCGCCACGTTCTTCGTCCTGGGCTTCGTCATGCCCTGGTGCCCCGTCGCCACAAACAA CCCAATTTTCGCGGAGGTCGTGCCGGAGAAGGCGAGGACGACGGTGTACGCGCTGGACAGGTGCTTCGAGACGGTGTTCGCCTCGTTCGCGCCGCCGCTCGTGGGCATCCTGGCGGAGCGCGTCTTCGGGTACCAACCGGCGGCCGCGTCCGGCAGGAGCGTGGAGGCTGACAGGGACAGGGAGAACGCCGCCGCCCTCGGCAAGGCGGTGTTCGCAGAGATCGCCGTGCCGGTTGCCGTCTGTTGCCTCGCCTACACCGGGCTGTACTGGACTTACCCCGCCGACAGACAGCACGCGCAGACGGCCGCTCTGCAACTGCAAGCGGCGGGGGATCAGGACTGCGACTGCGAAGCCCATGCTGCTGCAGGAGCTGAGGGCTTGAACCAAGCGCTATTGCCGGAACAAGAACGGAGTAGCAAATTCTGa
- the LOC8077088 gene encoding uncharacterized protein LOC8077088 isoform X2 produces the protein MLGQCSHTLELLYYVNNKPSSWLPICVRWHAECFVEEMGSSAAQRRRWTLALVTTAALLERADEQLLPAVYKEVGEALRVSPTALGSLSLCRALVQAVCYPLATCAAARCDRARVVAAGAVLWAVATLLVGASGTFLHMALARGFNGVGLALVVPAIYSLVADYSDDGTRGSAFGWVGMAQFMGRVAGNTLGVLLAATSFLGVPGWRLAFYALALVSASIAALTWLLGADPRRPVTVRGAKSATAAAATLAQLAREARDVVKVPTFQIIVAQGVAGSVPWSALSFAAMWLELAGFTHWQTSALTGLNNLANAVGALFAGFVGDPLARRFPDTGRIALAQVCTASTVPLAAVLLLALPDDPAAVAAYAATFFVLGFVMPWCPVATNNPIFAEVVPEKARTTVYALDRCFETVFASFAPPLVGILAERVFGYQPAAASGRSVEADRDRENAAALGKAVFAEIAVPVAVCCLAYTGLYWTYPADRQHAQTAALQLQAAGDQDCDCEAHAAAGAEGLNQALLPEQERSSKF, from the exons ATGCTAGGTCAATGCTCCCACACGTTGGAGCTATTATACTATGTAAACAATAAACCCTCTTCTTGGCTTCCCATTTGCGTACGTTGGCACGCCGAGTGTTTTGTGGAGGAAATGGGGAGCAGCGCGGCGCAGCGGCGGCGATGGACGCTGGCTCTGGTgaccacggcggcgctgctggaGCGCGCGGATGAGCAGCTGCTTCCCGCGGTGTACAAGGAGGTCGGCGAGGCGCTGCGCGTGTCCCCCACCGCGTTGGGCTCCCTCTCGCTGTGCCGCGCGCTCGTGCAGGCCGTCTGCTACCCGCTCGCGACGTGCGCCGCGGCGCGCTGCGACCGCGCGCgcgtcgtcgccgccggcgcAGTCCTCTGGGCCGTGGCCACACTGCTCGTCGGCGCCTCGGGCACTTTTCTCCAT ATGGCGTTGGCCAGGGGCTTCAACGGCGTCGGGCTGGCGCTCGTTGTGCCGGCGATCTACTCCCTGGTGGCGGACTACAGCGACGACGGCACGCGCGGCTCGGCGTTCGGGTGGGTGGGGATGGCGCAGTTCATGGGCCGTGTCGCCGGGAACACCCTCGGCGTGCTGCTAGCGGCGACGAGCTTCCTCGGCGTCCCAGGCTGGCGGCTGGCGTTCTACGCCCTCGCGCTCGTCAGCGCCTCCATCGCCGCCCTAACGTGGCTGCTCGGCGCCGACCCCCGCCGCCCCGTCACCGTCCGCGGCGCGAAGTCCGCCACGGCCGCGGCGGCCACGCTGGCCCAGCTCGCCCGAGAAGCCAGGGACGTGGTGAAGGTGCCGACGTTCCAGATCATCGTGGCGCAGGGCGTGGCCGGGTCGGTGCCGTGGTCGGCGCTCAGCTTCGCCGCCATGTGGCTGGAGCTCGCCGGGTTCACGCACTGGCAGACCAGCGCGCTGACCGGCCTCAACAACCTCGCCAACGCGGTCGGCGCGCTGTTCGCGGGGTTCGTCGGGGACCCACTGGCGCGGCGGTTCCCGGACACGGGCAGGATCGCGCTTGCGCAGGTGTGCACCGCGTCCACCGTCCCGCTCGCCGCCGTCCTGCTGCTCGCGCTCCCCGACGACCCCGCCGCGGTGGCCGCGTACGCCGCCACGTTCTTCGTCCTGGGCTTCGTCATGCCCTGGTGCCCCGTCGCCACAAACAA CCCAATTTTCGCGGAGGTCGTGCCGGAGAAGGCGAGGACGACGGTGTACGCGCTGGACAGGTGCTTCGAGACGGTGTTCGCCTCGTTCGCGCCGCCGCTCGTGGGCATCCTGGCGGAGCGCGTCTTCGGGTACCAACCGGCGGCCGCGTCCGGCAGGAGCGTGGAGGCTGACAGGGACAGGGAGAACGCCGCCGCCCTCGGCAAGGCGGTGTTCGCAGAGATCGCCGTGCCGGTTGCCGTCTGTTGCCTCGCCTACACCGGGCTGTACTGGACTTACCCCGCCGACAGACAGCACGCGCAGACGGCCGCTCTGCAACTGCAAGCGGCGGGGGATCAGGACTGCGACTGCGAAGCCCATGCTGCTGCAGGAGCTGAGGGCTTGAACCAAGCGCTATTGCCGGAACAAGAACGGAGTAGCAAATTCTGa
- the LOC8077088 gene encoding uncharacterized protein LOC8077088 isoform X3, with product MSSCFPRCTRRSARRCACPPPRWAPSRCAARSCRPSATRSRRAPRRAATARASSPPAQSSGPWPHCSSAPRALFSMGFNGVGLALVVPAIYSLVADYSDDGTRGSAFGWVGMAQFMGRVAGNTLGVLLAATSFLGVPGWRLAFYALALVSASIAALTWLLGADPRRPVTVRGAKSATAAAATLAQLAREARDVVKVPTFQIIVAQGVAGSVPWSALSFAAMWLELAGFTHWQTSALTGLNNLANAVGALFAGFVGDPLARRFPDTGRIALAQVCTASTVPLAAVLLLALPDDPAAVAAYAATFFVLGFVMPWCPVATNNPIFAEVVPEKARTTVYALDRCFETVFASFAPPLVGILAERVFGYQPAAASGRSVEADRDRENAAALGKAVFAEIAVPVAVCCLAYTGLYWTYPADRQHAQTAALQLQAAGDQDCDCEAHAAAGAEGLNQALLPEQERSSKF from the exons ATGAGCAGCTGCTTCCCGCGGTGTACAAGGAGGTCGGCGAGGCGCTGCGCGTGTCCCCCACCGCGTTGGGCTCCCTCTCGCTGTGCCGCGCGCTCGTGCAGGCCGTCTGCTACCCGCTCGCGACGTGCGCCGCGGCGCGCTGCGACCGCGCGCgcgtcgtcgccgccggcgcAGTCCTCTGGGCCGTGGCCACACTGCTCGTCGGCGCCTCGGGCACTTTTCTCCAT GGGCTTCAACGGCGTCGGGCTGGCGCTCGTTGTGCCGGCGATCTACTCCCTGGTGGCGGACTACAGCGACGACGGCACGCGCGGCTCGGCGTTCGGGTGGGTGGGGATGGCGCAGTTCATGGGCCGTGTCGCCGGGAACACCCTCGGCGTGCTGCTAGCGGCGACGAGCTTCCTCGGCGTCCCAGGCTGGCGGCTGGCGTTCTACGCCCTCGCGCTCGTCAGCGCCTCCATCGCCGCCCTAACGTGGCTGCTCGGCGCCGACCCCCGCCGCCCCGTCACCGTCCGCGGCGCGAAGTCCGCCACGGCCGCGGCGGCCACGCTGGCCCAGCTCGCCCGAGAAGCCAGGGACGTGGTGAAGGTGCCGACGTTCCAGATCATCGTGGCGCAGGGCGTGGCCGGGTCGGTGCCGTGGTCGGCGCTCAGCTTCGCCGCCATGTGGCTGGAGCTCGCCGGGTTCACGCACTGGCAGACCAGCGCGCTGACCGGCCTCAACAACCTCGCCAACGCGGTCGGCGCGCTGTTCGCGGGGTTCGTCGGGGACCCACTGGCGCGGCGGTTCCCGGACACGGGCAGGATCGCGCTTGCGCAGGTGTGCACCGCGTCCACCGTCCCGCTCGCCGCCGTCCTGCTGCTCGCGCTCCCCGACGACCCCGCCGCGGTGGCCGCGTACGCCGCCACGTTCTTCGTCCTGGGCTTCGTCATGCCCTGGTGCCCCGTCGCCACAAACAA CCCAATTTTCGCGGAGGTCGTGCCGGAGAAGGCGAGGACGACGGTGTACGCGCTGGACAGGTGCTTCGAGACGGTGTTCGCCTCGTTCGCGCCGCCGCTCGTGGGCATCCTGGCGGAGCGCGTCTTCGGGTACCAACCGGCGGCCGCGTCCGGCAGGAGCGTGGAGGCTGACAGGGACAGGGAGAACGCCGCCGCCCTCGGCAAGGCGGTGTTCGCAGAGATCGCCGTGCCGGTTGCCGTCTGTTGCCTCGCCTACACCGGGCTGTACTGGACTTACCCCGCCGACAGACAGCACGCGCAGACGGCCGCTCTGCAACTGCAAGCGGCGGGGGATCAGGACTGCGACTGCGAAGCCCATGCTGCTGCAGGAGCTGAGGGCTTGAACCAAGCGCTATTGCCGGAACAAGAACGGAGTAGCAAATTCTGa